One segment of Candidatus Neomarinimicrobiota bacterium DNA contains the following:
- a CDS encoding T9SS type A sorting domain-containing protein, whose protein sequence is MKHIGLGKISYITVVIIIISLWQMLIGDSAYIYLDSTKQVIQGFGAANIQPWRPDMTDEEIEKAFGTGEGQLGFTILRIRVPNDEDQFSMNVRTAKAAYERGVKIIASPWSPPAYMKSNNNVVGGRLLDEYYDDFAEYLKSFAEYMAENGAPLYAISIQNEPDIKVGYESCDWTASDMVKFLRENVSIIRSEGVKIMAPESYQFRREMSDPILNDSLACANLDIVAGHIYGGGIAPYPLAEEKGKEIWMTEYLINSGSEPTDTGIDTGWAGAMQTAKSIQSCMNVGMSAYVWWYIVRYYGPISDGTFVPRGKITKKGYVMSQFSRFIRPGYRRVYSTYIPQRDVFVTSYKGDSINNKIIIVAINSGSEDKQQDFIIKDGIVSKFTPFTTSSGKNCERGEDIMVTDSAFSITLPASSITTFVSDEIRDGIVENRNVLNEFHLFQNYPNPFNSVTKIRYSVLDKCYVKLKLYNLLGKEVCTIFDGLSNSGTYEVILDGSSLESGVYIYTMELNGKKVSKKLLLIK, encoded by the coding sequence ATGAAACACATTGGACTGGGAAAAATCAGTTATATAACAGTAGTGATAATAATTATTTCATTATGGCAGATGTTAATAGGGGATTCTGCCTATATTTATCTTGATAGTACAAAACAGGTAATCCAGGGATTTGGTGCAGCAAATATACAACCATGGCGTCCTGATATGACTGATGAAGAGATAGAAAAGGCTTTTGGTACAGGTGAGGGGCAACTTGGATTTACGATATTGCGAATTAGAGTACCGAATGACGAAGATCAGTTTAGTATGAATGTCAGAACAGCGAAGGCTGCCTATGAAAGAGGAGTGAAAATTATTGCATCACCATGGTCACCCCCAGCCTATATGAAAAGTAATAACAATGTAGTTGGTGGTAGACTTCTTGATGAATATTACGATGACTTTGCAGAGTATTTAAAATCCTTTGCTGAATATATGGCTGAGAATGGTGCCCCACTATATGCTATTTCAATTCAAAATGAGCCAGATATAAAAGTAGGATATGAATCATGCGATTGGACAGCAAGTGATATGGTAAAGTTTTTAAGGGAAAATGTTTCCATAATCAGATCGGAAGGTGTAAAAATTATGGCTCCTGAATCTTATCAATTTAGAAGAGAAATGTCAGATCCAATATTAAATGATTCTCTGGCATGTGCAAATTTGGATATAGTCGCAGGACATATTTATGGGGGTGGAATTGCTCCCTATCCTCTTGCAGAGGAGAAAGGAAAAGAAATATGGATGACTGAATATCTGATTAATAGCGGTAGTGAACCTACTGATACTGGAATTGATACTGGTTGGGCTGGTGCGATGCAAACCGCAAAGAGTATCCAGAGCTGTATGAATGTCGGTATGAGTGCTTATGTTTGGTGGTATATTGTTAGATACTATGGCCCTATTTCTGATGGAACTTTCGTTCCCAGAGGGAAGATTACAAAAAAGGGTTACGTGATGTCGCAATTTTCAAGGTTTATACGACCAGGGTACAGACGAGTTTACTCTACCTATATACCTCAGAGAGATGTATTTGTAACTTCTTATAAAGGCGATTCGATAAATAATAAAATTATAATTGTCGCTATAAATTCAGGTAGCGAAGATAAGCAACAAGATTTTATTATTAAAGATGGTATAGTATCAAAATTTACACCGTTCACAACATCCAGCGGTAAAAATTGCGAAAGAGGTGAAGATATAATGGTAACTGATAGCGCATTTTCTATAACCCTTCCGGCATCCAGTATTACCACGTTTGTTTCTGATGAGATAAGGGATGGTATTGTGGAAAACAGAAATGTATTGAATGAATTTCACCTATTTCAAAATTATCCAAATCCCTTTAATTCAGTTACGAAGATAAGGTATTCCGTTCTTGATAAGTGTTATGTTAAGTTAAAATTGTATAATTTATTAGGTAAAGAAGTTTGTACAATATTTGATGGTTTATCGAATAGTGGAACTTATGAAGTAATACTGGATGGGTCTAGCCTTGAAAGTGGTGTTTATATTTATACAATGGAACTTAATGGTAAAAAAGTATCAAAAAAATTATTGTTGATTAAATAA
- a CDS encoding family 43 glycosylhydrolase — translation MSEVNRRLSIILIFLTLFITGIDARSPSFETFVNPVIPGDHPDPTLTKIGNYFYTSGSSFNPTPIIYRSTDLVHWEAIARPVSASWSEYGDEPGLGIWGGHIVYYNGYYWHFFCRQGRGFFYVKAEKPEGPWSKPVQVNCPPGVPGLGYDNSIFIDDNGKWYLLVKNGQVNNWIVELGPDGQPKGSILDLTWLNPAPNYPYSWAEGPVMWKYNGYYYYSFALNLAGGQKTMRSPTLTDDSISWEMLGDFFKDKGSNPALFSGPNHASPVVTLNDGTHWVMYHAYNTSNSSEWYGHGRQGLLSQVRYDEEGRPVADYPINAPLPAPNLPSSGIPWMVPKSDFFESDELNPEWSILGYTEANKISLQERAGWLRLYPKSLTKATTVIKNDGERNYSLMTRIDFNPMTSDDEAGLWIINGPETKYVKLCVSENDQNKDVIRFSFEYNNTKYEVIKEKTGPVWLKLYRDNHIVTAYYSYDTINWTEVGEPIDITVLDRGEPENSFNKFTGNRQGLFVIGRNSADFDCYIYRDAYSPILAEAPANWYGIKREAVGGKYVLSGIEIGDWALYAGVEFGGRQEYPKKPLAVEVEASSATSGGTIEMWLDSIDTGNKIAEVTVENTGDWTTFKKFRTNINSDISGRHDLYLRFTGGKDELLKLKSIVFISDSSVAIDEQSSSHVPDGFSLYQNYPNPFNSSTTIEFSLPVSGYVEISIYDIAGKEIYKTEKKHLNHGLYRVIWPDGRYKEILSSGIYFYRLRVYRDNNNLIFSDVRKMAYIE, via the coding sequence ATGTCTGAGGTTAACAGGAGATTATCAATTATTTTAATTTTTTTAACGCTATTTATCACAGGAATTGATGCTCGATCCCCATCTTTTGAAACTTTTGTAAATCCTGTTATCCCTGGTGATCATCCAGATCCAACTTTAACTAAAATTGGAAATTATTTTTATACCTCTGGCTCTTCATTTAATCCAACGCCAATAATATATAGGTCAACAGATCTTGTGCATTGGGAGGCGATAGCAAGGCCCGTATCAGCATCCTGGAGCGAATATGGTGATGAGCCCGGTTTGGGTATCTGGGGAGGACATATAGTTTATTACAATGGATATTACTGGCATTTCTTCTGTCGACAAGGCAGGGGATTTTTCTATGTTAAAGCTGAAAAACCTGAAGGTCCCTGGAGTAAACCAGTACAGGTCAATTGTCCTCCTGGGGTACCTGGGCTGGGATACGATAACTCAATTTTCATTGATGATAATGGGAAATGGTATCTGCTTGTAAAAAATGGGCAAGTGAATAACTGGATTGTCGAGCTCGGTCCTGATGGACAACCAAAAGGTTCAATACTGGATTTGACATGGCTTAATCCCGCTCCAAATTATCCATATAGTTGGGCAGAAGGCCCTGTGATGTGGAAGTATAACGGATATTATTATTACAGTTTTGCTTTGAATCTGGCTGGTGGTCAGAAAACAATGAGGAGTCCTACTTTGACAGACGATTCAATTTCGTGGGAAATGCTCGGTGATTTTTTTAAGGATAAAGGATCAAATCCAGCTTTATTTTCCGGACCAAATCACGCATCTCCAGTCGTTACACTTAATGATGGTACACATTGGGTTATGTATCATGCGTATAATACATCAAATAGTAGCGAGTGGTATGGACATGGTAGGCAGGGGCTATTGAGTCAGGTAAGATATGATGAAGAAGGAAGGCCAGTAGCGGATTATCCAATAAACGCTCCCTTACCAGCACCCAATTTACCAAGCAGTGGTATTCCCTGGATGGTACCAAAATCCGATTTTTTTGAATCTGATGAACTAAATCCCGAATGGTCTATACTCGGATATACCGAAGCAAATAAGATATCTCTACAGGAAAGAGCTGGCTGGTTACGTTTATATCCAAAAAGCCTCACAAAAGCAACTACAGTTATAAAGAATGATGGAGAAAGAAATTATTCTCTAATGACAAGAATAGATTTTAATCCCATGACATCAGATGATGAAGCAGGGTTATGGATTATAAATGGTCCGGAGACAAAATATGTAAAACTCTGTGTTTCAGAGAATGATCAAAATAAAGATGTTATACGTTTTTCATTTGAATACAATAACACGAAATATGAGGTTATTAAAGAGAAAACAGGACCTGTTTGGTTAAAGTTATACAGGGATAATCATATAGTTACAGCTTATTATAGCTATGATACAATAAACTGGACTGAGGTTGGAGAACCAATTGATATAACTGTATTGGATAGAGGTGAACCAGAAAATAGTTTTAATAAATTTACAGGGAATAGACAGGGGTTGTTTGTTATAGGTAGGAACAGCGCTGATTTTGATTGTTACATATATAGAGATGCATATTCTCCTATACTTGCAGAGGCTCCAGCCAATTGGTATGGTATAAAAAGGGAAGCAGTCGGTGGAAAATATGTTCTTAGTGGAATTGAGATTGGCGATTGGGCTTTGTATGCAGGAGTTGAGTTTGGTGGAAGACAGGAATATCCAAAAAAGCCACTTGCAGTAGAGGTAGAAGCTTCAAGTGCTACATCAGGTGGTACCATCGAGATGTGGTTGGATTCAATTGATACCGGAAATAAGATTGCAGAAGTAACTGTAGAAAATACTGGAGATTGGACTACCTTTAAAAAATTCAGAACTAATATTAACTCTGATATCAGTGGTAGGCATGATCTATATTTGAGATTTACTGGCGGTAAAGATGAATTATTAAAGTTAAAAAGTATAGTTTTTATTTCCGATTCTTCTGTTGCTATTGACGAGCAAAGCTCAAGCCATGTACCGGACGGTTTTTCTCTATACCAGAACTATCCAAACCCATTTAACTCATCAACAACTATTGAATTTTCACTCCCAGTCAGTGGTTATGTAGAAATATCAATTTATGATATAGCCGGAAAAGAGATATATAAAACTGAGAAAAAACACTTAAATCATGGCCTTTATAGAGTAATCTGGCCGGATGGACGATATAAAGAAATTTTATCATCAGGTATTTATTTTTACAGACTAAGAGTGTATAGAGATAACAACAATTTAATTTTTAGCGATGTAAGAAAGATGGCATATATAGAATAG
- a CDS encoding ribonuclease HII, with protein sequence MGKNFISLDIEKNLWQKGYKHIAGVDEAGRGPLAGPVVAAAVVFDHDEYIEGVNDSKKLNPKRREELFEEITTKALTYGIGVVDNNEIDRINILQATHKAMRKALGSLKLKIDYIIVDGYGLPEKIYPQKAIHGGDKLSFTIASASILAKVFRDRLMREYDKIFPEYGFGKHMGYGTKEHIEAIKKHNPSPIHRKSFSRVKEYLNNIYKNNKTIGKYGEQLAVKYLFDKGFNIIKRNYRVGTLGEIDIIAQKDECIYFVEVKTQLSDRFGPAEFRVDEIKQSQIAKIAEQFLFEQRYKTNLDVKFSVIAIDLKNKIEKIRFYPNAFIIE encoded by the coding sequence ATGGGCAAAAATTTTATTTCTCTTGATATAGAAAAAAATTTATGGCAAAAAGGATATAAACATATTGCTGGTGTTGACGAGGCAGGTAGGGGACCTCTTGCCGGACCTGTAGTAGCCGCTGCTGTAGTCTTTGACCACGATGAATACATAGAAGGTGTAAATGATTCAAAAAAATTAAACCCAAAACGAAGAGAAGAGCTTTTTGAGGAAATTACAACTAAAGCACTTACCTACGGTATAGGTGTTGTTGATAATAATGAGATTGATAGAATAAATATTTTACAGGCTACACATAAAGCTATGCGAAAAGCACTTGGTAGTCTAAAACTGAAAATAGATTATATAATAGTTGATGGTTATGGACTACCCGAGAAAATTTATCCTCAGAAAGCTATACACGGTGGAGATAAACTGTCCTTTACAATAGCATCAGCTTCAATTCTTGCAAAGGTTTTTCGTGACAGATTAATGAGAGAATATGACAAAATTTTTCCTGAATATGGTTTTGGAAAACATATGGGTTATGGGACTAAGGAGCACATTGAAGCAATTAAAAAGCATAATCCAAGTCCCATTCATAGAAAATCTTTTTCCAGAGTTAAGGAATATTTGAATAACATTTATAAGAATAATAAAACCATTGGTAAATATGGTGAGCAACTTGCAGTGAAATATTTATTCGACAAAGGTTTTAATATTATAAAAAGGAATTACAGAGTGGGAACATTGGGAGAGATTGATATAATAGCACAAAAGGATGAATGTATATATTTTGTGGAGGTCAAGACCCAACTTAGTGATAGATTTGGTCCTGCTGAGTTTCGTGTCGACGAAATTAAACAGTCTCAAATAGCAAAAATAGCCGAACAATTTTTATTTGAACAAAGATATAAAACAAATCTTGATGTTAAATTTTCTGTCATTGCCATCGATCTGAAAAATAAAATTGAAAAAATAAGATTCTATCCTAATGCCTTTATAATAGAATAG